One part of the Pseudoalteromonas piscicida genome encodes these proteins:
- a CDS encoding DUF3192 domain-containing protein, whose amino-acid sequence MIRKILQYIFLGLAVYVTVVFLVINYYKDDPQAMIWQDREAFNNRFIRNLSLEKPTELDTVLDTLGSPDLTYVKKKQDNTIVQIVFYRTQLVKPDGITTEDECTGLLFENGILKLWGPGARVTFDKV is encoded by the coding sequence ATGATTAGGAAAATACTACAGTACATATTTCTTGGCCTTGCGGTTTACGTTACTGTGGTGTTTCTCGTGATCAATTATTACAAAGATGACCCGCAAGCGATGATTTGGCAGGACCGAGAAGCGTTTAACAATCGTTTCATTCGTAATCTTAGCCTTGAAAAGCCGACTGAGTTAGACACTGTGTTGGATACCTTGGGTAGCCCAGATCTAACGTATGTAAAGAAGAAACAAGACAATACGATTGTACAAATTGTGTTTTATCGCACTCAGCTTGTAAAACCAGATGGTATTACAACGGAAGATGAATGCACCGGACTATTGTTTGAAAATGGCATATTAAAGCTTTGGGGACCTGGCGCTCGGGTCACATTTGATAAAGTGTGA
- a CDS encoding isocitrate dehydrogenase, whose product MAQQTITVIRGDGIGPSIIDSAIEILKAVGCDYEYEYVDAGLAALEKTGELLPAATLEAIERNKITLKGPLTTPVGEGFTSINVTLRKHFGLYANVRPVKSFEGTKARYDDIDIITVRENTQGMYSGLGQVVSEDGNEAEAMSKITREGAEKIVTFAYELAQREGRKKVTAVHKANILKSTSGLFLKVAREVGERYPEIESAEMIVDATCMKLVMTPEEFDVIVTTNLFGDILSDLCAGLVGGLGMAPGANIGTDAAIFEAVHGSAPDIAGKNLANPTSVILASIQMLEYLGEADKAEKIRSAVADVIKSGDRTTRDLGGSHGTTDFTQAVIERL is encoded by the coding sequence ATGGCACAGCAAACCATCACAGTTATCCGTGGCGACGGCATTGGCCCTAGCATCATCGATTCAGCAATCGAGATCTTAAAAGCCGTAGGTTGCGACTATGAATACGAGTACGTAGACGCAGGTTTGGCTGCTTTAGAAAAAACAGGTGAATTACTTCCAGCAGCAACGCTAGAAGCAATTGAGCGTAACAAAATCACGCTAAAGGGCCCACTAACTACACCTGTTGGCGAAGGTTTCACTTCAATCAACGTGACATTGCGTAAGCATTTTGGCCTTTACGCAAACGTTCGTCCAGTTAAGTCATTTGAAGGTACTAAAGCACGTTACGATGACATTGATATCATTACAGTACGTGAAAACACGCAAGGTATGTACTCAGGTCTTGGTCAAGTTGTTTCTGAAGATGGCAACGAAGCGGAAGCAATGTCAAAGATCACTCGTGAAGGTGCTGAAAAGATCGTAACTTTCGCTTATGAGTTAGCACAGCGTGAAGGTCGTAAGAAAGTAACTGCGGTTCACAAAGCGAACATCCTAAAATCAACTTCAGGTCTATTCCTTAAAGTTGCTCGTGAGGTGGGTGAGCGTTACCCTGAAATTGAATCAGCAGAAATGATCGTTGATGCTACTTGTATGAAACTAGTAATGACACCTGAAGAGTTTGATGTGATCGTAACAACAAACCTATTCGGTGACATCCTTTCTGATCTTTGTGCGGGTCTTGTTGGTGGTCTTGGTATGGCACCAGGTGCAAACATTGGTACTGACGCTGCAATCTTTGAAGCGGTTCACGGTAGCGCTCCAGATATCGCAGGCAAAAACCTTGCAAACCCAACTTCAGTTATTCTAGCTTCAATTCAAATGCTTGAGTACTTAGGCGAAGCTGATAAAGCGGAAAAAATCCGCAGTGCAGTAGCTGACGTTATCAAGAGCGGCGACCGTACAACACGCGATCTTGGTGGTAGCCACGGCACTACCGATTTCACACAGGCGGTAATTGAGCGTCTTTAA
- a CDS encoding GGDEF domain-containing protein → MTDNAVMLEQKLKQAIEARKTLEDARKQQVELLTQFAAKLSLACKGQDVSLDNQLAKFRLALNKGVDFELLVPFIYGISEPLKSQEVTNSNNQKALQTAIQQSGKLLQKLKGLPDESRRKLRHLLDVELEDINSTNAYIPALESLVSIYHTVLQSKVEITEETYNTHHPELAAELQALINELIFEDEVIEKVKGIRASVAENNSLDNLYSAATEIIKIIAQTIAKERQSAQGFLVSLNQTLEELHRSIVETTARSKSTSKELQSLNNKIESKIQNLNQQTQNASSITELKALVDNELKLLSADLIEREKLEKNEREALLDSFDAINNRINTLESKVSNYKKRLSEQKFKSLLDSLTKLPNRAAFDERLTHEMHLFEINDSDVTLVVIDVDHFKSINDRYGHSAGDKTLQVIARALKKSIRKSDFIARYGGEEFVLLMPGMPLTHAQKPLEKVRQVIKSIPFKFKEKEVEITISLGATQFVKGDTALSAFDRADAALYEAKNSGRDRLCFK, encoded by the coding sequence GTGACTGATAATGCCGTGATGCTTGAGCAAAAATTAAAACAAGCCATAGAGGCTAGAAAAACGCTTGAGGATGCAAGAAAACAACAAGTAGAACTCCTTACTCAGTTTGCTGCAAAGTTATCCTTAGCCTGCAAAGGGCAAGATGTTTCACTTGATAATCAGTTAGCTAAGTTTCGCCTTGCACTTAATAAAGGCGTCGATTTTGAGCTGCTTGTGCCTTTTATTTACGGAATTTCCGAGCCGCTAAAGTCACAAGAAGTGACCAATTCAAATAATCAAAAAGCGTTGCAAACAGCAATTCAGCAAAGCGGAAAGTTACTGCAGAAGCTCAAGGGATTACCAGATGAGTCGCGCAGAAAGTTGCGTCACTTATTGGATGTGGAACTTGAAGATATCAACTCTACTAATGCCTATATCCCCGCGTTGGAGTCTTTGGTTTCTATCTACCATACGGTTCTACAATCAAAAGTAGAAATTACTGAAGAAACATATAATACTCACCACCCTGAATTAGCTGCTGAGCTTCAAGCTTTGATCAACGAGTTAATTTTCGAAGATGAAGTTATAGAAAAGGTCAAAGGTATACGTGCAAGCGTTGCTGAAAACAACAGTTTAGATAATTTATATTCAGCAGCGACAGAAATCATTAAAATTATTGCGCAAACGATTGCCAAAGAACGCCAATCTGCACAAGGTTTTTTGGTTTCACTGAATCAAACACTGGAAGAGCTACATCGCTCTATTGTTGAAACAACGGCGCGTTCAAAATCAACATCTAAAGAATTACAGTCGTTAAACAATAAAATAGAATCAAAAATTCAAAACTTAAATCAGCAAACCCAAAACGCCAGCTCTATAACAGAGCTTAAAGCCTTGGTCGACAATGAGTTGAAACTACTGAGTGCTGATTTGATAGAGCGTGAAAAGCTTGAAAAAAATGAGCGAGAGGCGCTGCTAGACTCGTTTGATGCAATTAATAATCGTATTAACACCTTAGAGTCTAAAGTTTCAAATTATAAAAAGCGACTCAGCGAACAAAAGTTCAAAAGCCTATTGGATAGCTTAACTAAGTTACCAAATAGAGCGGCTTTTGATGAGCGTCTAACTCATGAAATGCACCTATTTGAGATAAACGATTCAGATGTGACGCTGGTTGTTATCGACGTCGATCACTTTAAATCTATCAACGACCGTTACGGACATAGTGCGGGCGACAAAACCTTGCAAGTGATCGCACGAGCCCTTAAAAAGTCTATTAGGAAAAGCGATTTTATCGCACGCTACGGCGGCGAGGAATTTGTCTTACTAATGCCGGGCATGCCGCTCACTCATGCGCAAAAACCGCTTGAAAAAGTAAGGCAAGTCATTAAATCTATACCATTCAAATTTAAAGAAAAAGAAGTTGAAATTACGATTTCTCTCGGCGCTACTCAGTTTGTCAAAGGGGATACTGCCCTGAGCGCCTTTGACAGAGCTGATGCAGCGCTTTATGAAGCGAAAAATAGCGGGCGAGATAGATTGTGTTTTAAGTAA
- a CDS encoding YkvA family protein, translating into MSIEINFELSDSDLEHFRGMMKAAIEKNGDVSDAEIIAKARDLVATMEKSNLPEFVSTRLISLQTLIDAVLDEEWQMPEDEKREIMASLAYFSEPEDIVPDHIPVLGYVDDAIMIELVLQELSLDLKAYREFCGFRATEEARRGDNAKVDRESWLAGTRSQIRSSMRRSRSKNRSRFFSRIM; encoded by the coding sequence GTGTCTATAGAAATCAACTTTGAACTCTCTGATTCAGATCTTGAACACTTCCGTGGAATGATGAAAGCTGCTATTGAGAAAAATGGCGATGTAAGTGATGCCGAAATCATTGCTAAAGCGCGTGATTTAGTGGCAACGATGGAAAAATCCAACCTTCCTGAATTTGTAAGCACTCGTCTAATTTCGTTACAAACGCTAATTGACGCAGTGTTAGATGAAGAATGGCAAATGCCAGAAGATGAAAAGCGCGAGATCATGGCGTCTCTTGCTTACTTCAGTGAGCCAGAAGACATCGTTCCAGATCATATTCCAGTATTAGGCTATGTCGATGATGCGATTATGATTGAACTTGTGTTACAAGAACTGTCGCTAGATTTAAAAGCATACCGTGAATTCTGTGGTTTTAGAGCTACTGAAGAAGCAAGACGTGGTGATAACGCTAAGGTCGATCGCGAAAGCTGGCTTGCAGGTACACGTTCTCAGATCCGCTCTTCTATGCGTAGAAGTCGTTCTAAAAACCGTTCACGCTTCTTCTCTCGCATTATGTAA
- a CDS encoding glycosyltransferase family 25 protein, with the protein MTKPNIFLINLDSCTDRLKESTFQFDKFSLPFERISAIKGAELSPDVLDTSYCKLKNTKQYFRPLTLGEIGCYLSHIKVLSKIVELELPYAFIFEDDFQLHDDLAQIDQLIASLPFDWDMIKLFQSQKNKRTPIASFPLNKSLSLFMQNKVPAGTVAQLVSLKGAKKILSKSIPFGRPIDIDYQHFWEKDLSVFVMSPCPVSHGEKFASTIDRATSVTGAKRYFWRKQLLQINKFIKNKFYRGLVLKRYQQHF; encoded by the coding sequence GTGACCAAACCGAATATTTTTCTCATCAATTTAGATTCTTGTACTGATAGACTCAAGGAGTCTACTTTCCAGTTTGATAAGTTCTCACTACCCTTTGAAAGAATAAGTGCTATAAAAGGTGCAGAGCTGAGCCCAGACGTTTTAGATACGAGCTATTGTAAGTTAAAAAACACTAAGCAATACTTCCGGCCTTTAACGTTAGGTGAGATAGGCTGTTATTTAAGTCATATAAAAGTACTGAGCAAAATTGTTGAGTTAGAACTGCCCTACGCTTTTATTTTTGAAGATGATTTCCAACTACACGACGACTTAGCACAGATTGACCAACTGATCGCTTCATTGCCATTTGATTGGGATATGATCAAGCTATTTCAATCTCAGAAGAACAAACGTACTCCGATTGCAAGCTTCCCGCTAAATAAATCGTTATCGCTATTTATGCAAAATAAGGTACCTGCCGGAACCGTTGCCCAGCTTGTAAGTCTTAAAGGAGCAAAGAAAATATTATCCAAATCAATTCCTTTTGGCAGACCGATTGATATTGATTATCAACATTTTTGGGAAAAAGATCTAAGTGTATTCGTAATGAGTCCTTGTCCTGTTAGCCATGGTGAAAAGTTTGCGAGTACCATAGATAGAGCAACAAGTGTTACAGGAGCAAAGCGGTATTTTTGGCGTAAGCAGTTGCTACAGATAAATAAGTTTATAAAAAACAAGTTTTATCGCGGGCTGGTTCTCAAACGCTATCAGCAACACTTCTAG
- the ppnN gene encoding nucleotide 5'-monophosphate nucleosidase PpnN codes for MQVELNPTGVLNLLSRLEVDLLQQSTTSERYRLFRNCALAVLNVGSHTDSSSEIYDKYENFDIQLLARERGIKIALSNPPESAFVDGQIITGIHEHIFSVIRDILFICQKYHGENKSPVEITHMVFDMLRNADALEVNKDPNMIVCWGGHSINEVEYKYTKEVGYQLGLRGLNICTGCGPGAMKGPMKGATIGHAKQRISNNRYLGLTEPSIIAAEPPNPIVNELVILPDIEKRLEAFIRIAHGIIIFPGGAGTAEELLYLLGILLHPENEKQCLPVILTGPKESAAYFEELSAFVEKTLGKEALSKFEIIVDNPELVAKKLKQSMATVREYRKSEGDAYYFNWTLKIENDFQHPFAPTHENMSGLDLHLEQPKQLLAANLRRAFSGIVAGNVKDEGITAIKQHGPYELSGDKSLMADMDKLLGAFVTQGRMKLPGSKYIPCYKIKA; via the coding sequence ATGCAAGTAGAGCTAAACCCAACTGGGGTTCTTAACCTATTATCAAGATTGGAAGTCGATTTACTTCAGCAGTCAACCACAAGTGAGAGATATAGGCTTTTTAGAAATTGTGCATTGGCGGTGTTGAATGTAGGTAGTCATACAGATTCCAGCTCTGAAATCTACGATAAATACGAAAATTTCGATATCCAGCTACTCGCACGCGAGCGAGGAATAAAAATTGCGTTAAGCAACCCCCCAGAATCAGCTTTTGTCGACGGTCAAATAATTACCGGTATCCATGAACACATATTCTCCGTGATCCGCGACATACTTTTTATTTGTCAAAAATACCACGGTGAAAATAAATCGCCGGTAGAGATTACCCATATGGTTTTTGACATGCTGCGTAACGCTGATGCGCTTGAAGTGAATAAAGACCCTAACATGATTGTCTGTTGGGGCGGTCATTCAATCAATGAAGTTGAATACAAATACACCAAGGAAGTGGGTTATCAACTTGGCCTTCGCGGCCTAAACATTTGTACTGGTTGTGGACCGGGCGCAATGAAAGGCCCGATGAAAGGAGCAACAATTGGTCATGCTAAGCAACGGATCTCGAATAACCGTTATTTAGGTCTTACTGAACCCAGTATTATAGCCGCTGAGCCGCCTAACCCCATTGTTAATGAATTAGTGATTTTGCCTGATATTGAAAAACGTCTAGAAGCGTTTATACGCATTGCGCATGGCATCATTATTTTCCCTGGTGGTGCTGGAACAGCTGAAGAGCTGCTTTATTTACTGGGTATTTTGTTACATCCAGAAAACGAAAAGCAATGTTTACCTGTGATCTTAACAGGCCCTAAAGAGTCGGCTGCATATTTTGAAGAACTCAGTGCCTTTGTTGAAAAAACACTCGGGAAAGAAGCGCTGTCTAAGTTTGAGATTATCGTAGACAATCCAGAGCTGGTAGCCAAAAAGCTCAAACAATCTATGGCAACGGTGCGCGAGTATCGTAAGTCTGAAGGTGATGCCTATTACTTTAATTGGACATTAAAGATTGAAAACGATTTTCAACATCCATTTGCACCAACGCATGAAAATATGTCGGGCTTAGACTTACACCTAGAGCAGCCAAAACAATTACTGGCCGCTAACTTAAGACGTGCTTTTTCTGGTATTGTTGCCGGTAACGTGAAGGATGAAGGTATTACAGCAATTAAACAGCATGGTCCGTATGAATTAAGTGGCGATAAATCCTTGATGGCCGATATGGATAAGCTGCTAGGTGCATTTGTAACTCAGGGGCGAATGAAGCTACCTGGGAGCAAATATATACCGTGTTATAAAATTAAAGCTTAG
- the xni gene encoding flap endonuclease Xni: MNNLLLIDALNLIRRIYAVNEPKGNKEQEAHIKASCLRVEQATRSLLRKTGATHAVAVFDGDKSWRYHFYPKYKISRQPMPEFLNQNLDKFSEAFASVGIKSFNPEHDEADDVIATLACKAAAANVNCTIVSTDKGFLPLINEAISVYDYFKKSIISIEDIKSRFSVTQNKLEMFWALSGDKTNDIPGVTGVGVKTAQELLAKHDDFESMLKDETVKPAAKAKLEAGASDYVTSLALVTLRRDIEIGFSLKDIRVV, from the coding sequence ATGAATAATTTGTTGTTAATAGATGCGCTTAACCTTATCAGGCGCATCTATGCTGTTAACGAACCAAAAGGTAATAAAGAACAAGAGGCCCATATAAAGGCCTCTTGTCTTCGTGTAGAGCAAGCTACTCGTAGCTTGTTACGTAAAACGGGGGCGACACACGCCGTCGCGGTCTTTGATGGTGATAAGAGTTGGCGTTATCACTTTTACCCAAAATATAAAATAAGCCGTCAACCAATGCCCGAATTCCTAAATCAGAACCTCGATAAGTTTTCAGAAGCGTTCGCAAGTGTAGGTATTAAATCATTTAATCCCGAACATGATGAAGCTGACGATGTGATAGCGACGCTTGCTTGTAAAGCCGCTGCCGCCAATGTCAACTGCACGATAGTATCGACCGATAAAGGCTTCTTACCCCTGATAAATGAAGCTATCTCTGTGTACGACTATTTCAAAAAGTCGATAATTTCTATTGAAGATATCAAAAGTCGATTTTCTGTGACCCAAAATAAGCTCGAAATGTTTTGGGCACTAAGTGGCGACAAGACGAACGATATTCCTGGTGTTACAGGGGTTGGGGTCAAGACGGCGCAAGAGCTGCTGGCAAAACATGACGACTTTGAAAGTATGCTAAAAGATGAGACCGTAAAGCCTGCTGCAAAAGCAAAATTAGAGGCCGGAGCAAGCGACTATGTTACCAGCCTTGCACTGGTGACACTAAGAAGAGATATTGAAATTGGCTTTAGTTTGAAGGATATACGAGTGGTTTGA
- a CDS encoding M61 family metallopeptidase: MKKSLIALACAATFSVYADVDYRISITQPQHHLAEVEVKFPKSSQSSIDVQFPDWRTGRYEILNLANGVRFFDAQSQSGQEQKWEKIDKNTWRVHLSEPTELTVKYQVYANELGLRARHIDDTHAFIDASGFLMFSESFRSEPVSVELNVPKDWRSVSGMDFADSKHRFKADNYDILLDSPIETGINQLHKFEVDGRKYELVIWGEGNYDVDQMLADLKKLVQTGTLIWHDYPYDRYVFMVHATSGARGATEHLNSTIIQRHRDSFKERDDYIGFISTAAHEFIHTWNVKNYRPAGMVPYDYVAPNYTDLLWLAEGSTSYFEDYLLLSAGISTNDEYLKMLTKRVNRHLKTPGRHVQSVAATSFDKWINQGGDHGINYSTNIYSEGALVSMALDIDLLEKSNGKISYRDVHKALYQQHKLPNSFTSEDVKNILKALTGKDYSTWWNKHVETPANIDFDKLFDEVGLVYDYPESAKVIAGIDGMARQKGELLELTHVARDGNAWQAGLTAGDLIVAFDKHHVRKDLKASLENFEPGQTIAVDFIRRDKLMNTKIKLNREHDKPKKITFMPNPSSKQALLYRAWMGVSHPNEIK, from the coding sequence ATGAAGAAAAGTCTTATAGCCTTAGCATGTGCAGCAACATTTAGTGTTTATGCTGACGTCGACTACCGTATTTCAATTACACAACCACAGCATCACCTTGCAGAAGTAGAAGTTAAGTTTCCTAAATCCTCACAATCAAGCATTGATGTGCAATTTCCAGATTGGCGTACAGGCCGCTACGAAATATTGAATTTAGCCAACGGTGTACGCTTTTTTGATGCACAATCTCAAAGCGGGCAAGAACAAAAATGGGAAAAAATTGATAAAAACACATGGCGCGTGCACCTAAGCGAACCTACAGAATTAACGGTTAAATATCAGGTTTATGCCAATGAGTTAGGTCTTCGAGCCAGACACATCGATGACACCCATGCGTTTATCGATGCATCTGGCTTTTTGATGTTTAGTGAATCTTTCAGATCTGAGCCTGTTTCTGTTGAACTCAATGTACCTAAAGACTGGCGCTCAGTCTCTGGTATGGACTTTGCCGATTCAAAACACCGCTTCAAAGCCGATAACTATGACATATTGTTAGATTCCCCTATTGAAACTGGTATTAATCAACTGCATAAATTTGAAGTAGATGGCCGCAAATATGAATTAGTTATTTGGGGTGAGGGCAACTATGACGTTGACCAAATGCTCGCTGATCTTAAAAAACTTGTTCAAACCGGCACCCTCATTTGGCACGATTATCCTTATGATCGGTATGTTTTTATGGTGCATGCAACCAGTGGTGCACGAGGGGCAACAGAACACTTAAACTCGACAATTATTCAAAGACATAGAGACAGTTTTAAAGAAAGAGATGATTACATTGGTTTTATCTCTACAGCAGCACATGAATTCATCCACACGTGGAATGTTAAGAACTATCGCCCAGCGGGCATGGTTCCTTATGATTACGTGGCACCAAATTACACTGATTTGTTGTGGCTAGCAGAAGGCTCAACCAGCTACTTTGAGGATTATTTGCTGCTAAGTGCAGGGATCAGCACCAATGACGAATATCTTAAAATGCTGACTAAGCGTGTTAATCGTCATTTGAAAACTCCTGGTCGTCATGTTCAGTCGGTAGCAGCAACGAGCTTTGATAAATGGATCAATCAAGGTGGCGATCATGGCATAAATTACAGTACCAATATCTATTCAGAAGGTGCGTTGGTGTCCATGGCACTTGACATCGACTTACTCGAAAAGTCAAACGGAAAAATTAGCTACCGTGACGTTCATAAAGCGCTTTACCAACAGCATAAACTGCCAAATAGCTTTACCAGTGAAGATGTTAAAAACATCCTAAAAGCGCTTACCGGTAAAGACTACAGTACTTGGTGGAATAAACATGTTGAGACACCGGCGAACATAGATTTTGACAAGTTATTCGACGAAGTGGGGCTTGTTTATGATTATCCAGAGTCGGCAAAAGTGATTGCGGGCATAGATGGTATGGCAAGACAAAAGGGGGAATTACTGGAGTTGACCCATGTAGCTCGAGATGGAAATGCATGGCAAGCAGGGTTAACGGCAGGCGATCTTATCGTTGCATTTGATAAGCACCATGTTCGTAAAGATTTAAAAGCGAGCTTAGAAAACTTCGAGCCAGGTCAAACAATCGCGGTAGACTTTATCCGTCGAGATAAGTTGATGAATACAAAAATCAAGCTTAACCGCGAACATGATAAGCCTAAAAAGATAACATTCATGCCTAATCCATCAAGCAAGCAAGCGCTACTTTATAGAGCATGGATGGGGGTTTCTCACCCAAATGAAATAAAATAA